GGTTAGTCTGCTGAAGAAAAAATATCAAGCGATTTTACAAGCGAGTGAGGAAGATTGCGGGGCGGCTTGTTTGGCAACGATTTGCAAGCATTACGGTAAAGTTTTGAGCATCAACCGCAGTCGGGAAGCAGTCGGAACCGGACAACTGGGAACGACGATGTTAGGGTTGAAACGCGGTGCTGAAGCTTTAGGATTAAATGCGCGATCGGTCAAAGCATCGAGTGAGGTTTTAGACAAAATTCATGAAGTCCCTCTCCCAGCCATCATTCACTGGCAAGGCTACCACTGGATTGTCTTGTTTGGACGGCAAGGTAATAAATTTGTTGTCGCCGATCCCGCAGTTGGTATTCGTTACCTCACCCGGCGAGAGTTGTTGGAAGCTTGGAGTGGAATCATGCTGTTGCTGGTTCCCGATCCAGACCGCTTCCATAATATGGGAGAAGAAGAATCTTCTGGCGGTTTTTCACGCTTTTTCCGCAGAATTTGGCCTTATCGCCTGCTATTGCTAGAAGCACTTGGGATCAATATTGTTTTAGGTTTACTTTCTTTAGCCAGCCCAATTTTAATTCAAATTCTTACAGATGATGTTCTAGTGCGGGGAGATATGCAGTTACTCACGGTGGTGGTAGCTGCTGTGATCGTGACCAACATTTTTAGCAGCACGATGGGACTGTTGCAATCAACCATGATCTCTCATTTCGGTCAGCGGTTACAGTTAGGACTGGTGTTAGAATTCGGTCGCAAACTCTTGCACTTGCCCTTAAGTTATTTTGAATCTCGTCGTAGTGGAGAAATTACCAGCCGTCTGCGAGATATTAGTGAAATTAACCAGTTGGTTTCGCAAATTGTCGCTCACCTACCCAGTCAAATTTTTATAGCGATAATTTCTTTCGCATTTATGGTATTTTATAGTTGGAAGCTAACACTTACCGTCTTACTAGTAGGGATGGTAATGGCTTTTTCTACTGTACCATTTTTGCCGACACTACAGCAAAAAACACGTAATCTTTTAATATTATCAGCCGAGAATCAGGGTGTATTAGTAGAAACATTTAAAGGTGCGATGGTGATGAAAACCACAACAGCCGCACCTCAATTCTGGGATGAATTTCAGAGCCGTTTTGGACGAATGGCGAATTTAACATTTAGTACGATTAAACTCGGTATTCTTAACAGTACTTTTACGCAACTTATTAGTAGTATTGGGGGCATTGCTCTATTAGGTTATGGTAGCGTTTTAGTGATTAAAAACGAACTCAGCATCGGTCAAATGCTGGCGTTCAATAGTATGCAGGGAAACGTCATCGGCTTAATTAGTTCTTTAATTGGACTGACTGATGAATATTTTCGGACTCAAACTGCGGTCACTCGCCTGCTAGAAGTGATTGATGCTACGCCAGAATCTGTAGGAGACACTTATAAACCATTTGCCAAAATTTTACCCGATGCTGACATTGAATGTTCGCATATTTGTTTTCATCATGCGGGACGGATAGATTTATTAGAAGATTTTTCAGTCACACTTCCTGGGGGAAAAATTGTTGCTTTGATCGGACAGTCGGGTTGTGGTAAAAGTACTTTATCAAAACTGATTTCGGGGTTGTACGAGCCGCAGTCGGGAAATATTCGGATTGGCTTATATAACTTGCAGGATTTATCGCTCGATTGTTTGCGTCAGCAAGTTGTTTTAATTCCTCAAGAACCCCACTTTTGGAGTCGCTCGATTTTAGATAATTTCCGTTTAGGTAATCCCCATCTTGAGTTTGAACAAATAGTGAAAGCTTGTCAAATTGCTAATGCAGATGGCTTTATTAGCCAACTACCAAATAAATATCAGACAGTGTTAGGAGAATTTGGGGCGAACTTGTCTGGAGGACAGCGGCAGAGGTTGGCGATCGCCCGCGCTATTGTAAACAACCCACCCGTGCTGATCTTGGATGAAGCGACATCTGGACTCGATCCGATCGGCGAATTTGAAGTCTTGGAACGGCTTTTTGCTGCCCGTAAAGGCAAAACCACAATTTTAATTACTCACCGTCCTGCCGTGGTCGATCGCGCAGAGTGGGTGGTGTTAATGAATCAAGGTAAATTGGTCGTCCAAGGACCCCTATCAGAGTTGCGTCATGCACCAGGGGAACATTTGAAATTTTTCTTACCTTAATGAAGAAATGGGGAGGATGCTATGTCTCAGATGACAGAAATTAAAGATACAGCGCTATTTGTTGAATTATCCGATCGGGAAC
This window of the Chroococcidiopsis thermalis PCC 7203 genome carries:
- a CDS encoding peptidase domain-containing ABC transporter, coding for MVSLLKKKYQAILQASEEDCGAACLATICKHYGKVLSINRSREAVGTGQLGTTMLGLKRGAEALGLNARSVKASSEVLDKIHEVPLPAIIHWQGYHWIVLFGRQGNKFVVADPAVGIRYLTRRELLEAWSGIMLLLVPDPDRFHNMGEEESSGGFSRFFRRIWPYRLLLLEALGINIVLGLLSLASPILIQILTDDVLVRGDMQLLTVVVAAVIVTNIFSSTMGLLQSTMISHFGQRLQLGLVLEFGRKLLHLPLSYFESRRSGEITSRLRDISEINQLVSQIVAHLPSQIFIAIISFAFMVFYSWKLTLTVLLVGMVMAFSTVPFLPTLQQKTRNLLILSAENQGVLVETFKGAMVMKTTTAAPQFWDEFQSRFGRMANLTFSTIKLGILNSTFTQLISSIGGIALLGYGSVLVIKNELSIGQMLAFNSMQGNVIGLISSLIGLTDEYFRTQTAVTRLLEVIDATPESVGDTYKPFAKILPDADIECSHICFHHAGRIDLLEDFSVTLPGGKIVALIGQSGCGKSTLSKLISGLYEPQSGNIRIGLYNLQDLSLDCLRQQVVLIPQEPHFWSRSILDNFRLGNPHLEFEQIVKACQIANADGFISQLPNKYQTVLGEFGANLSGGQRQRLAIARAIVNNPPVLILDEATSGLDPIGEFEVLERLFAARKGKTTILITHRPAVVDRAEWVVLMNQGKLVVQGPLSELRHAPGEHLKFFLP